The Methanocaldococcus infernus ME region GTTTGATAATCCCTCATCCAAGATGACAAGAGCAGCAACTGGGAAAGGTTTTCCACAGATTGCCCCTAACTCTAAGGATGTTACATTATGCTGATAGATAGGAATGTTTGAGAGCTTTGCATAGTATTTAACATCCTCTTCTATCTCCTTTGGTATTTTACTGGCTAATATAACTAATTTCCCTTCACCGTGTTTAATGAATTTTATAGTTCTTTTTGAACCTAAGATAACTTTTCCAGTATCAACAGCTGTTCTTATTGCCTTGTTTATATCCATCTCTTTCCCTCCTTCTCATTTTTTACTCCGGAGGATCATCCGGAAAAAAGAGTTTATGGTAGATATACTATTTACATTTATATAATTTATGGTTTTAATTGATTAGTATATTCAAGTAGTTGTAGATAATATATTAGGAAATTATAAAGCTTTTATTATGGTATAAATATTATTTAAGAATCTTTTAAATGTGGTGATATAAATGAGAATAAAATTAGTGACATTATTATTGTCTCTATTGTTATCTCTTACAATTCTGGCAGGATGTACAAATGTGGAGTATAAAGAGGTTAATGAAAATGCTGAAAAAGTTTATAAATTCGTAGACTTAGCAAATAGAACCGTTATTTTAAAACATTATCCTCCTGAAAGGATTATTGTTTTAGATAGTTATTGGGCTGAAGTTTTACATATTTTAGGATTAGACGATAAAATAGTAGGAATAGGAAAATATGTAAGATATGACAAGTTTTTACCAGAAAGTG contains the following coding sequences:
- a CDS encoding 50S ribosomal protein L30e, which translates into the protein MDINKAIRTAVDTGKVILGSKRTIKFIKHGEGKLVILASKIPKEIEEDVKYYAKLSNIPIYQHNVTSLELGAICGKPFPVAALVILDEGLSNIMEIVKGDK